One Triticum dicoccoides isolate Atlit2015 ecotype Zavitan chromosome 4B, WEW_v2.0, whole genome shotgun sequence genomic window carries:
- the LOC119293128 gene encoding ethylene-responsive transcription factor 1B-like, translated as MEQHFVHFGATTTPPPPQPKPKASPPLCYHTSSPTLADDYHTSSPMSSAFDMGDTDDMHLLNTLLLHIQTGSASSHVEAAHYSLDLELDMEPSSSSTSSSSSYSSSEQQQKHHGMPTTAGQSPSNRRASQQQQPHPAPAATKGLIGVRKRPWGKFAAEIRDSTRKGARVWLGTFNTPEAAAMAYDQAAFSVRGAAAVLNYPVDRVQESLRTLALRPDVPGGSPVLALKRRHSIRKRSPNKAKKTALEPTNTKMMEQSAAAMPAQQQLLPVQSAGVVELEDLGADYLEELLRVSDEPSTSSTMLMGAFDHHHHHHVDDQSALASTAPMLFPHC; from the coding sequence ATGGAGCAGCACTTCGTTCATTTCGGTGCCACCaccacgcctcctcctcctcaacccaaACCCAAAGCTTCACCGCCACTCTGCTACCACACTTCATCACCGACCTTGGCCGACGACTACCACACCTCCTCACCCATGTCGTCGGCCTTCGACATGGGTGACACCGACGACATGCACCTCCTCAACACCCTCCTCCTGCACATACAGACGGGCAGCGCTTCTTCTCACGTGGAAGCTGCCCATTACTCCTTGGACCTGGAATTGGACATGGAGCCATCTTCCTCTTCaaccagctcctcctcctcctactcctcctccGAGCAGCAGCAGAAGCATCACGGGATGCCCACCACCGCAGGACAGAGCCCATCCAATCGCCGTGCATCGCAGCAGCAGCAGCCACACCCCGCGCCGGCGGCCACCAAGGGCCTCATCGGCGTGCGCAAGCGGCCGTGGGGCAAGTTCGCCGCCGAGATCAGGGACTCCACCCGCAAGGGCGCCCGCGTCTGGCTCGGCACCTTCAACACCCCTGAGGCGGCCGCCATGGCCTACGACCAGGCCGCCTTCTCCGTGCGGGGCGCCGCCGCGGTGCTCAACTACCCCGTCGACCGTGTCCAGGAGTCGCTCCGCACCCTCGCGCTCCGTCCCGACGTGCCGGGAGGCTCCCCTGTGCTGGCCCTAAAGCGCCGTCACTCCATCCGCAAGCGCTCCCCCAACAAGGCCAAGAAGACGGCGCTAGAGCCCACCAACACCAAGATGATGGAGCAGTCGGCCGCAGCCATGCCGGCGCAACAGCAGCTGCTGCCAGTGCAGTCCGCGGGCGTGGTGGAGCTGGAGGACCTGGGCGCGGACTACCTGGAGGAGCTGCTCCGGGTGTCCGACGAGCCGTCCACGTCGTCCACCATGCTGATGGGGGCCTttgatcatcatcaccatcaccatgtcgaCGACCAATCCGCGCTGGCCAGCACGGCGCCGATGCTGTTCCCCCATTGCTAG